The following proteins are encoded in a genomic region of Dioscorea cayenensis subsp. rotundata cultivar TDr96_F1 chromosome 8, TDr96_F1_v2_PseudoChromosome.rev07_lg8_w22 25.fasta, whole genome shotgun sequence:
- the LOC120266647 gene encoding LOW QUALITY PROTEIN: protein DELETION OF SUV3 SUPPRESSOR 1(I)-like (The sequence of the model RefSeq protein was modified relative to this genomic sequence to represent the inferred CDS: inserted 2 bases in 1 codon), producing the protein MATENKPAVSEDAKIDLFEDDDEFEEFEIDEEWDDKEXAKETLQQWEDDWDDDDVNDDFSLQLKNELDSNSQKK; encoded by the exons ATGGCAACTGAGAACAAGCCTGCTGTGTCGGAAGATGCAAAGATCGATCTCTTCGAGGATGATGACGAGTTCGAAGAGTTTGAGATAGATGAAG AGTGGGATGACAAAGA GGCAAAAGAAACCTTGCAGCAATGGGAGGATGattgggatgatgatgatgtgaatgATGATTTCTCGTTGCAGTTGAAGAATGAGCTTGATAGCAACTCTCAGAAGAAATAG
- the LOC120267516 gene encoding succinate dehydrogenase subunit 3-1, mitochondrial-like, whose amino-acid sequence MAFESKPSASRGFLSGTSFDLLRNRNSVTGSLGSQTSVPPLGCRPLHASSILSESAKGITSNRPLSPNLILKKPQLSATYSISHRIFGAALGTAILITPNYHEVQCCL is encoded by the exons ATGGCGTTTGAATCCAAGCCTTCTGCTTCTCGAG GCTTTCTCTCTGGCACCAGTTTTGATCTACTTAGGAACCGGAACTCTGTCACAGGATCCCTGGGATCACAGACTAGCGTTCCTCCGCTTGGTTGTCGTCCGCTCCATGCTAGCAGCATTCTATCTGAATCGGCAAAAGGCATCACCTCTAATCGCCCATTATCGCCCAATTTAATCTTAAAGAAGCCGCAGCTAAGTGCTACATATTCAATCTCTCATAGAATATTTGGAGCTGCTCTGGGCACTGCCATTCTCATAACCCCCAATTATCATGAAGTTCAGTGTTGTCTATGA
- the LOC120266797 gene encoding pentatricopeptide repeat-containing protein At4g13650-like, producing MNREEAISADSVACVSVLMGCTDLQAIDQGLFRTGMRHDLVSWTALLSSYAKHGYSEVALLCLVRMLKDGFKPNQFTLASALTAASRATSTQTGKVLHALVIKTGLDTNTSVGSALIDMYSKCGDIGSAISYFKGSSKCDIFSWNALLTGHAQHGNVTELLSIFEEMLNHELKPDSITFLAILNGCSHGGFVDKLLHYYNMMQDKYGIRPKVEHRTCVVDALIRANLFKEAVNFIQGTGCKAGPEILRVFISSCATAGLVQLGLAAAARMVVSGLTNNSAHVLLSNLYALDEKWIDARRIREAAQTDHTYIKEAGKSWISC from the exons ATGAACAGAGAAGAAGCCATTTCTGCTGATTCTGTTGCATGTGTCAGTGTTCTCATGGGATGCACTGATTTGCAGGCTATTGATCAAG GCCTTTTTAGAACAGGGATGAGACATGACCTTGTTTCATGGACTGCGTTACTTTCATCTTATGCAAAGCATGGATATAGTGAAGTAGCTTTATTGTGTCTTGTTAGAATGCTCAAAGATGGGTTCAAACCAAACCAATTTACTCTGGCAAGTGCTTTAACTGCTGCTTCTAGAGCAACATCAACACAAACTGGGAAGGTACTTCATGCTCTTGTTATAAAAACAGGACTAGACACCAACACTTCTGTTGGTAGTGCTCTTATAGACATGTACTCAAAATGCGGAGACATTGGGAGTGCAATCAGTTACTTCAAAGGGTCTTCAAAGTGTGATATTTTCTCATGGAATGCCTTGTTAACAGGACATGCTCAGCATGGAAATGTGACTGAGCTTCTGAGCATTTTTGAGGAAATGCTCAATCATGAGCTGAAGCCTGATAGCATTACATTTCTTGCTATTCTTAATGGTTGCAGCCATGGTGGTTTTGTTGACAAGTTGTTGCACTATTACAACATGATGCAAGATAAGTATGGTATCAGACCAAAGGTCGAGCACCGCACCTGTGTTGTTGATGCTCTCATTCGTGCTAATCTGTTCAAAGAGGCAGTAAACTTTATCCAGGGAACCGGGTGCAAAGCTGGTCCTGAAATACTGAGGGTTTTCATCAGTTCTTGTGCAACTGCAGGGCTTGTTCAGTTAGGTTTGGCCGCAGCTGCAAGGATGGTTGTTTCAGGTTTAACCAATAATTCAGCTCATGTGCTGTTGTCTAATCTATATGCACTTGATGAGAAATGGATTGATGCAAGACGGATCAGAGAAGCAGCACAAACCGATCATACATACATCAAAGAAGCTGGTAAGAGTTGGATTTCATGTTAA
- the LOC120266796 gene encoding pentatricopeptide repeat-containing protein At4g39530-like, with translation MVKLSTLASSRQSPTQTSSSVIASSTCTPSVGFVQNALQGCLTKCLNETLSRGTPSLMGIFLLRCFHMCYSSLGCMLHSGVALDEFSFTSICRSCLALEAFGNGLAVHCLVIKCGFWWQRFLLLNGLVEVYAKCHFLRESLKVFVDVEHKDIVLVNTLIGLLAKAGNFEEAFLIFLDNVLIASMWPERATFVNLLSGIDRYEFLREGMQNPWKQKNPRSWTTMIKGYANLGWYQEAINTFLWIYCEGKMIDNVLLACVLSVAADYECLQIGNQLHATVLKLKCESNPYIVHALIDMYAKCRSMGDALKLFQQIGGNRIQLFVDYNDIWLCS, from the exons ATGGTGAAGCTCTCCACTCTCGCATCCTCAAGACAATCCCCAACCCAGACCTCTTCCTCTGTAATAGCCTCATCAACATGTACTCCAAGTGTGGGTTTTGTGCAGAATGCTCTGCAGGGGTGTTTGACGAAATGCCTGAACGAGACGTTATCTCGTGGAACACCATCATTGATGGGTATTTTCTTGCTGAGATGTTTCCATATGTGTTACAGTTCTTTAGGGTGCATGTTGCATTCCGGGGTAGCTCTGGATGAATTCAGCTTCACAAGTATTTGTAGGAGTTGCCTTGCTTTGGAGGCCTTTGGTAATGGATTGGCTGTTCATTGTTTGGTGATCAAGTGTGGTTTTTGGTGGCAACGCTTTTTGTTGCTGAATGGGCTTGTTGAAGTTTACGCTAAATGTCACTTCTTGAGAGAATCTTTGAAAGTTTTTGTTGATGTAGAACACAAAGACATTGTCTTGGTTAACACTCTGATTGGTTTGCTTGCGAAAGCTGGGAATTTTGAAGAAGCTTTCTTGATATTCTTGGATAATGTTCTGATTGCATCTATGTGGCCTGAAAGAGCtacttttgttaatttgttgAGTGGGATTGATCGCTATGAATTTTTGAGAGAAGGGATGCAAAATCCATG GAAGCAAAAAAATCCAAGGTCATGGACCACTATGATTAAGGGATACGCAAACCTCGGATGGTATCAAGAGGCCATTAACACCTTCCTGTGGATTTACTGTGAAGGTAAGATGATAGATAATGTATTATTAGCCTGTGTTCTTAGTGTTGCAGCTGATTATGAGTGCTTGCAAATTGGCAATCAACTTCATGCTACTGTGCTTAAGTTGAAATGTGAATCAAATCCTTATATAGTCCATGCTTTGATTGATATGTATGCAAAGTGTCGGTCTATGGGAGATGCTCTGAAACTGTTTCAACAGATTGGTGGTAATCGGATTCAGCTTTTCGTGGACTATAATGATATCTGGTTATGTTCATAA
- the LOC120266583 gene encoding uncharacterized protein LOC120266583 encodes MAATSSPVEIGARGTIAFLVSKEIEYFQKQKHGINHQEGSHKQKTVIEEGASTSGSSIATKSKKKKASVSKAFLPSICSAVDINNSAVRVERIVGISNNNRMRSDGNKLPQI; translated from the coding sequence ATGGCAGCAACATCATCTCCAGTGGAGATTGGCGCACGCGGAACTATTGCATTTCTGGTTTCGAAAGAGATCGAATACTTCCAGAAGCAGAAGCATGGCATAAATCATCAGGAAGGATCACATAAGCAAAAGACAGTGATCGAAGAAGGCGCCTCCACAAGCGGGAGTTCCATTGCAACAAagagcaagaaaaagaaagcatcaGTTAGCAAAGCATTTTTGCCAAGCATTTGTTCAGCAGTTGACATCAACAATTCTGCCGTCCGAGTGGAAAGAATTGTAGGAATCAGCAATAATAATAGAATGAGGTCGGACGGCAATAAGCTGCCTCAAATCTAG